The proteins below are encoded in one region of Pseudonocardia sp. DSM 110487:
- a CDS encoding carotenoid oxygenase family protein — protein sequence MSSTTTGTGTRVPIPPESPGFTAGFASLDAEIDVASLPVTGSIPNWLRGTLLRNGPALFDTSRRSFRHWFDGQAMLHRFAIADGTVSYRNRVLVTPGSTAVREHDRIGYAEFATDPCASLFGRFFTRFRREPSGNSNVNITRVGKQMVALTEPPMPVEFDPETLDTVGVAEYQDAVGGATSTAHPLTDPRTGDLINVVLAFGRRSEYRVTRQRGTLTREVIAAVRSDRPGYLHSFAVTERYVVIVVHPLVVNPLSFVLHGRPFIDNFRWNPATGTRIVVIDTATGAIRVDTTTGACFAFHHINAFDRPGTSDDGGDIVVLDLSTYQDASIVDAFRLERLRAGHAIPVPRPTRFTVAVDDGSVTSRQLSAEPLELPRVAVSAGREHRFVFGCGASDAAGSNFLDQLVRVDCTTGAALTWNEPGTYPGEPVVVARPARAGGTGAEDDGVVLSVALDVAAGTSCLLVLDAATLIELARATVPHTIPFGFHGGFSGDRAR from the coding sequence ATGTCCAGCACGACCACCGGGACCGGGACGCGTGTCCCCATCCCGCCCGAGTCCCCCGGGTTCACCGCCGGCTTCGCGAGCCTCGACGCCGAGATCGACGTCGCTTCCCTCCCGGTCACCGGGTCGATCCCGAACTGGCTAAGGGGCACGCTGCTGCGCAACGGCCCAGCACTGTTCGACACCTCGCGCCGCTCGTTCCGGCACTGGTTCGACGGCCAGGCCATGCTGCACCGCTTCGCCATCGCCGACGGGACGGTGTCCTACCGCAACCGGGTGCTCGTCACACCTGGGTCGACGGCCGTGCGCGAGCACGACCGCATCGGCTACGCCGAGTTCGCCACCGACCCGTGCGCGTCGTTGTTCGGCCGGTTCTTCACCCGGTTCCGTCGCGAGCCCAGCGGGAACTCGAACGTCAACATCACCAGGGTCGGCAAGCAGATGGTGGCGCTCACCGAGCCGCCGATGCCGGTGGAGTTCGACCCCGAAACCCTCGACACGGTCGGCGTCGCCGAGTATCAGGACGCCGTCGGTGGCGCGACCAGCACGGCGCACCCGCTGACCGATCCGCGCACCGGTGACCTGATCAACGTCGTGTTGGCCTTCGGTCGCCGCAGCGAGTACCGGGTGACCCGCCAACGCGGAACGCTCACGCGTGAGGTGATCGCCGCCGTACGCAGCGACCGCCCCGGCTACCTGCACAGCTTCGCGGTGACCGAGCGGTACGTCGTGATCGTCGTGCACCCGCTGGTGGTCAACCCGCTGTCGTTCGTGCTGCACGGGCGTCCGTTCATCGACAACTTCCGGTGGAACCCCGCCACGGGCACCCGCATCGTGGTGATCGACACGGCGACCGGCGCGATCCGGGTGGACACAACCACCGGCGCCTGCTTCGCCTTCCACCACATCAACGCCTTCGACCGTCCAGGCACGAGCGACGACGGCGGAGACATCGTCGTACTCGACCTGTCCACCTACCAGGACGCGAGCATCGTCGACGCGTTCCGCCTGGAGCGGCTCCGCGCCGGACACGCCATCCCGGTGCCCCGACCCACCCGCTTCACCGTCGCGGTCGACGACGGCAGCGTCACCTCGCGGCAGCTGTCGGCCGAGCCGCTGGAGCTGCCGCGCGTCGCGGTGTCGGCGGGTCGGGAGCACCGCTTCGTGTTCGGTTGCGGCGCCAGCGACGCTGCGGGCAGCAACTTCCTCGACCAGCTCGTGCGGGTCGACTGCACCACCGGCGCGGCCCTGACGTGGAACGAACCAGGAACCTACCCCGGCGAGCCGGTCGTCGTGGCGCGCCCGGCCAGGGCCGGTGGGACCGGCGCGGAGGACGACGGTGTGGTCCTCTCGGTCGCCCTCGACGTCGCCGCCGGTACGTCCTGCCTACTCGTGCTCGACGCCGCAACGCTGATCGAGCTCGCGCGCGCGACGGTGCCGCACACCATCCCGTTCGGCTTCCACGGTGGTTTCAGCGGGGACCGTGCCCGATGA
- a CDS encoding TetR/AcrR family transcriptional regulator yields the protein MTRTRPYHHGALRQAVLAAAITAITESGPADISLRDLARRAGVSHAAPAYHFGDKAGVLTAVAAQGYQLLADALDDAQQRTGDFYEVGVAYVRFALDHRAHFEVMFRPELYHAQDESVEAAQARAAEALYSGVSSLLGGRAGPDVQLSGVAAWSIVHGFATLWLNKALPPTLGEDPEAAARAIAGYLFRFQ from the coding sequence GTGACGAGGACCCGCCCCTACCATCACGGCGCCCTGCGGCAGGCCGTACTGGCAGCGGCGATCACCGCCATCACCGAGTCGGGCCCCGCAGACATCAGCCTGCGTGACCTGGCCCGGCGCGCGGGTGTCTCGCACGCCGCACCGGCCTATCACTTCGGTGACAAGGCCGGTGTGCTCACCGCCGTCGCCGCCCAGGGCTACCAGCTACTGGCCGATGCACTGGACGACGCGCAGCAGCGGACCGGCGACTTCTACGAGGTGGGCGTGGCGTACGTGCGCTTTGCGCTCGATCACCGTGCTCACTTCGAGGTCATGTTCCGGCCCGAGCTCTACCATGCTCAGGATGAGTCGGTGGAGGCCGCGCAGGCCCGAGCTGCTGAAGCGCTCTACAGCGGTGTCAGCTCGCTGCTCGGCGGGCGGGCCGGCCCCGACGTGCAACTCAGCGGCGTGGCCGCCTGGTCGATCGTGCACGGTTTCGCGACTCTGTGGCTGAACAAGGCCCTGCCACCCACGCTCGGCGAGGACCCCGAAGCCGCTGCCCGCGCCATCGCCGGATACCTGTTCCGGTTCCAATGA
- a CDS encoding MMPL family transporter — MDLPVRMAGWSARHPWRAIVGWFVFVALCLGAGSTLDRNAATTEDFWVGEAGRAEAMTTEGGLQRKPTEHIMIYAESGRLDLAEAESAARDITDRMEQLPEVASVADPVRSRNGEMLRVSVTLKGPELEGKENVVPLLDQTAEVAAGHPDLVVEETGSPAISKGVNDQRDEDLALSERISLPVTLVTLLIVFGSVVMAGVPLLLALSSIGAALGLSMVASHLLPDPGVGSNLILLIGLAVGVDYTLFYIEREREERARAGGRLSSEALVELAAETAGRAIVFSGLAVIVSTASLYLATDVIFSSLATGTILVVAVAVLSSLTVLPALLVKIGRRTERLGKPAFAAQPEPETGRLVGAVLRRVQRRPVLTLVVSALAMLALAAPAMGMKLIDPGKDTFSRDIPAMQAYDRLTAAFPELLVKHEVVARSTRERSAEVQQALTELGRRAVADPLFAHGAGNAEPTVRTSADGRISVLELAVPHPAPSDEAIESLDRLRVNHLPATVGTLPGVEAGVSGDVARGQDYVDDEESKLPLVIGALLLVTFVMTVVAFRSVVIGLLSVALNLLSAAAALGALVLVFQGTWAEGLLDFDSLGAIASRVPLFLFVILFGLSMDYQVFVVSRIKEAMEDGMTARDSVVAGISRSAKVVTSAAVVMVTVFAGFVALHLTEMKQMGFCLALAVLLDAVVIRLLVLPAALLLLGERAWWPRRPAPSAPAVAAPQRPAHVG; from the coding sequence ATGGATCTCCCTGTACGCATGGCCGGCTGGAGCGCCCGGCACCCGTGGCGCGCGATCGTCGGCTGGTTCGTCTTCGTCGCCCTCTGTCTCGGCGCAGGCAGCACGCTCGACCGCAATGCCGCCACCACCGAGGACTTCTGGGTCGGTGAGGCGGGGCGCGCCGAGGCGATGACAACCGAAGGCGGCCTGCAGCGCAAGCCGACCGAACACATCATGATCTACGCCGAGTCCGGCCGGCTGGACCTGGCCGAGGCCGAATCGGCGGCCCGCGACATCACCGACCGGATGGAGCAACTGCCCGAGGTGGCGAGCGTCGCCGACCCCGTCCGCTCGCGGAACGGCGAGATGCTCCGGGTCTCGGTGACCCTGAAGGGGCCCGAGCTGGAGGGCAAGGAGAACGTCGTTCCGCTCCTCGACCAGACCGCCGAGGTGGCTGCCGGCCACCCGGATCTGGTCGTGGAGGAGACCGGCTCGCCCGCCATCAGCAAGGGCGTCAACGACCAGCGCGACGAGGACCTCGCGCTCTCCGAGCGCATCTCGCTGCCGGTGACGCTCGTCACCCTGCTGATCGTCTTCGGCTCGGTGGTCATGGCGGGTGTGCCGCTGCTGCTGGCGCTCTCGTCGATCGGCGCCGCCCTGGGACTGTCCATGGTGGCCTCCCACCTCCTCCCGGACCCCGGAGTCGGGAGCAACCTGATCCTGCTCATCGGCCTGGCGGTCGGCGTCGACTACACGCTCTTCTACATCGAGCGCGAACGCGAGGAACGGGCCCGCGCCGGTGGCAGGCTCAGCTCGGAGGCACTGGTAGAGCTGGCGGCGGAAACCGCGGGCCGGGCCATCGTCTTCTCCGGCCTCGCGGTGATCGTCTCCACCGCCTCGCTCTACCTTGCCACCGACGTCATCTTCTCCTCACTGGCCACCGGCACGATCCTGGTCGTCGCGGTCGCCGTACTCAGCTCCCTGACCGTGCTGCCCGCCCTGCTGGTGAAGATCGGCCGGCGGACCGAGCGGCTCGGCAAGCCGGCCTTCGCCGCGCAGCCGGAGCCCGAGACCGGCCGCCTCGTCGGCGCGGTGCTGCGCCGCGTGCAGCGGCGTCCCGTGCTCACTCTGGTCGTCTCGGCGCTGGCGATGCTCGCCCTCGCGGCGCCCGCGATGGGCATGAAGCTCATCGACCCGGGCAAGGACACCTTCTCCCGCGACATCCCGGCCATGCAGGCGTACGACCGGCTGACCGCGGCCTTCCCGGAACTGCTCGTCAAGCACGAGGTGGTCGCCCGCTCCACCCGGGAACGATCCGCCGAGGTGCAGCAGGCCCTGACCGAGCTGGGCCGGCGAGCGGTGGCCGATCCGCTGTTCGCCCATGGCGCCGGCAACGCCGAGCCGACGGTGCGGACGTCCGCCGACGGCCGGATCAGCGTGCTGGAGCTGGCCGTACCGCACCCGGCACCCTCCGACGAGGCGATCGAGTCGCTGGACCGCCTCCGTGTGAACCACCTGCCCGCCACCGTCGGCACGCTGCCCGGCGTGGAGGCGGGGGTCAGCGGCGACGTGGCCCGCGGCCAGGACTACGTCGATGACGAGGAGAGCAAGCTCCCCCTGGTCATCGGAGCCCTGCTGCTGGTCACCTTCGTGATGACCGTGGTGGCATTCCGTTCGGTGGTCATCGGCCTGCTCAGCGTCGCGCTCAACCTGCTGTCCGCCGCGGCCGCTCTCGGCGCGCTGGTCCTCGTCTTCCAGGGAACGTGGGCCGAGGGGCTGCTGGACTTCGACTCCCTCGGCGCCATCGCGTCCCGCGTACCGCTGTTCCTCTTCGTGATCCTCTTCGGCCTGTCGATGGACTACCAGGTGTTCGTGGTCAGCCGGATCAAGGAGGCCATGGAGGACGGCATGACGGCCCGCGACTCGGTGGTGGCCGGCATCAGCAGGTCGGCCAAGGTGGTGACCAGCGCGGCGGTGGTGATGGTCACGGTGTTCGCCGGCTTCGTCGCCCTGCATCTCACCGAGATGAAGCAGATGGGCTTCTGCCTGGCGCTGGCCGTGCTGCTGGACGCGGTGGTCATCCGGCTGCTGGTGCTGCCGGCGGCCCTGCTGCTCCTCGGTGAACGGGCCTGGTGGCCGCGCCGCCCGGCACCGTCGGCGCCCGCCGTCGCCGCTCCCCAGCGGCCCGCGCACGTAGGCTGA
- a CDS encoding class I SAM-dependent methyltransferase — MDTPPPDDVAGRLLRTASDRHGTDPLTWTASPLANANRVLDVCCGSGPLAGEFPGRWIGVDRAPRPGAEPVVAGLANALPLCDNAVDGAILLLALPRLSDLDGVFAELRRVLRPTGTLVVVVPSASPRSLAELRTAPVHRTGWTNRSALDQAGWLLAAADFAVLGDDRGAFTLPLPDAATARALVSDLSRAGWWPPDLAADVRERVASGLARRAGPGRVLPVPLRRLVARR; from the coding sequence GTGGACACACCGCCCCCTGATGACGTCGCGGGGCGGCTGCTGCGCACCGCCTCCGACCGGCACGGGACCGACCCCCTCACGTGGACCGCGAGCCCGCTCGCCAACGCCAACCGCGTGCTGGACGTCTGCTGCGGCTCCGGCCCGCTGGCCGGCGAGTTCCCGGGGCGGTGGATCGGGGTCGACCGTGCGCCTCGGCCCGGAGCCGAACCGGTCGTCGCCGGTCTCGCCAACGCCCTTCCGTTGTGCGACAACGCGGTCGACGGCGCGATCCTGCTGCTCGCCCTCCCCCGCCTCTCCGACCTCGACGGCGTCTTCGCCGAGCTGCGGCGGGTGCTCCGGCCGACCGGCACGCTGGTCGTCGTGGTGCCGTCGGCGAGCCCGCGCTCGCTCGCGGAGCTACGGACGGCACCGGTGCACCGCACCGGCTGGACCAACCGCTCCGCCCTCGACCAGGCCGGTTGGTTGCTCGCGGCAGCCGACTTCGCGGTGCTGGGCGACGACCGCGGCGCGTTCACCCTCCCGCTGCCCGACGCGGCGACGGCGCGAGCACTGGTCAGCGATCTGTCCCGGGCCGGGTGGTGGCCACCCGACCTGGCAGCCGACGTCCGCGAACGAGTGGCGAGCGGACTCGCAAGGCGAGCAGGCCCCGGTCGCGTGCTCCCCGTCCCCCTGCGCAGGCTCGTGGCCCGGCGCTGA
- a CDS encoding sensor histidine kinase: MTMRALHRWYDAFWVLLGLCAPVVAVWDDPGTTKYWSFALPAALGLCYAAVRLLPGRRALPPRIFLYVLILVLGVMAALPGGGAAMFIVSLPLFWIYAGGPRQAVGLSGAAALSTVLGSTIEQGWILDFGAGNVFGAGNVVAALVGYAGGTLIGLWRGSIAKQSDVRAARLAAELERAQHQLAEAHRREGAAGERERLAREIHDTLAQGFASIVVLAEAARRCPPGDTEKSAQKLQSIEQTARENLAEARTLVGAALQGGAAPGSVAATLRRTLERFTEDTGLAVTADLPDLACDQPTRIALLRCTQESLANIRKHAAASIVGVVLAEGADGVELEITDDGRGFVVGDSHGFGLDGMRRRLAEFGGELTVTSSPSEGTRILAAIPRNGQV; encoded by the coding sequence ATGACCATGCGGGCACTGCACCGGTGGTACGACGCCTTCTGGGTGCTCCTCGGCCTGTGCGCGCCGGTCGTCGCCGTCTGGGACGACCCGGGCACGACGAAGTACTGGTCGTTCGCGCTGCCGGCCGCGCTCGGCCTCTGCTACGCGGCCGTCCGGCTGCTCCCCGGCCGTCGGGCGCTGCCCCCGCGCATCTTCCTGTACGTGCTGATCCTGGTCCTGGGCGTGATGGCCGCACTGCCGGGCGGTGGCGCGGCGATGTTCATCGTCTCCCTCCCGCTCTTCTGGATCTACGCAGGCGGGCCGCGGCAGGCGGTCGGCCTCAGCGGCGCCGCCGCCCTATCCACGGTGCTCGGCAGCACCATCGAGCAGGGCTGGATCCTGGACTTCGGCGCCGGCAATGTCTTCGGCGCCGGCAACGTCGTCGCCGCCCTCGTCGGCTACGCGGGCGGCACGCTGATCGGCCTGTGGCGGGGCAGCATCGCGAAGCAGAGCGACGTGCGCGCCGCTCGGCTCGCCGCCGAGCTGGAGCGGGCGCAGCACCAACTGGCCGAGGCGCACCGGCGCGAGGGGGCGGCCGGCGAGCGCGAGCGGCTCGCCAGGGAGATCCACGACACCCTCGCCCAGGGCTTCGCGTCCATCGTCGTGCTGGCAGAGGCGGCGCGCCGCTGCCCGCCCGGCGACACCGAGAAGTCCGCCCAGAAGCTGCAGTCCATCGAGCAGACAGCCCGCGAGAACCTGGCCGAGGCCCGAACCCTCGTCGGCGCCGCCCTGCAGGGCGGCGCGGCCCCCGGCTCGGTGGCCGCCACGCTGCGCCGCACCCTTGAGCGCTTCACCGAGGACACGGGCCTGGCCGTCACCGCCGACCTGCCGGACCTCGCTTGCGACCAGCCGACCCGTATCGCGTTGCTGCGCTGCACCCAGGAGTCCCTCGCCAACATCCGCAAGCATGCCGCCGCCTCGATCGTCGGTGTCGTCCTCGCCGAAGGCGCCGACGGCGTCGAGCTGGAGATCACAGACGACGGGCGCGGCTTCGTCGTCGGCGACTCCCACGGCTTCGGCCTGGACGGCATGCGCCGGCGCCTCGCCGAGTTCGGCGGCGAGCTCACCGTCACCAGCTCACCTAGCGAGGGCACCCGCATCCTCGCCGCGATTCCCCGGAACGGTCAGGTGTGA
- a CDS encoding response regulator transcription factor encodes MTTADAVAGPAHGTLRIIVADDHTVMRSGLVALLAAEPTIDIVGEAGDGREAVSLVERLEPDVALLDLRMPVLDGVGATAQITAGRRRTRVLILTTYDTDTEIERAVEAGATGYLLKDATRPQLVEAIHAASRGETVLAPRVAQRLVARMRSPAPVTLTAREVDVLAAVADGLSNAEIGRRLFIGEATVKTHLLRIFAKLDVSDRTRAVVVALDNGLLHSR; translated from the coding sequence ATGACGACAGCCGATGCTGTCGCCGGCCCGGCACACGGCACTCTCCGCATCATCGTGGCCGACGACCACACGGTGATGCGCTCGGGGCTCGTCGCCCTCCTAGCCGCTGAGCCCACCATCGACATCGTCGGCGAGGCCGGGGACGGTCGCGAGGCCGTGAGCCTCGTCGAGCGCCTCGAGCCGGACGTGGCCCTGCTCGACCTGCGCATGCCGGTGCTCGACGGGGTCGGTGCCACCGCGCAGATCACCGCCGGCCGGCGGCGGACCCGGGTGCTGATCCTCACCACCTACGACACGGACACGGAGATCGAGCGCGCCGTCGAGGCGGGCGCAACCGGCTACCTCCTCAAGGACGCCACCCGCCCCCAGCTCGTCGAGGCCATCCACGCCGCCTCCCGCGGCGAGACCGTCCTCGCCCCTCGCGTCGCGCAGCGGCTCGTCGCCAGGATGCGCAGCCCCGCGCCCGTGACGCTCACGGCGCGCGAGGTCGACGTGCTGGCCGCCGTCGCAGACGGGCTGTCCAACGCGGAGATCGGCCGGCGGCTGTTCATCGGCGAGGCCACGGTGAAGACGCACCTGCTGCGGATCTTCGCCAAGCTCGACGTCAGCGACCGCACCCGCGCGGTGGTCGTCGCCCTGGACAACGGCCTGCTGCACAGCCGTTAG
- a CDS encoding PP2C family serine/threonine-protein phosphatase: protein MRPTLRSAVGSDVGRRRENNQDSAVTSPRILAVADGMGGHAHGEVASAVAISALLDLDARLRGADLAGVDLLDALRETIDDAAARLTGLAQQDPDLRGTGTTVVALLVDGTRIGALHLGDSRAYLLRDGQLHRLTRDHTLVQSLVDEGRISEAEAATHPRRSWLVKTLQDSSIPEPDLFHVEGRPDDRYLICSDGATAVLEDAQLHEILAGFAEPAAAVAELIARANAGGGPDNITCIVADLVEGAEPEDDIPVVVGSAAALS from the coding sequence ATGCGACCGACGCTGCGCTCGGCGGTCGGCTCCGACGTGGGCCGTCGCCGGGAGAACAACCAGGACTCGGCCGTCACGAGCCCGCGGATTCTGGCCGTTGCGGACGGGATGGGCGGGCATGCCCACGGGGAGGTCGCGAGCGCCGTCGCGATCTCGGCCCTGCTGGATCTGGACGCGCGGCTGCGCGGAGCCGACCTCGCCGGCGTCGACCTGCTCGATGCGCTGCGCGAGACCATCGACGACGCGGCGGCCCGCCTCACCGGGCTCGCCCAGCAGGACCCGGACCTGCGGGGCACGGGCACGACCGTCGTCGCGCTCCTTGTCGACGGCACCCGGATCGGAGCCCTGCACCTCGGCGACTCGCGCGCCTACCTGCTGCGCGACGGCCAGCTGCACCGGCTCACCCGGGACCACACGCTCGTCCAGTCCCTCGTCGACGAGGGACGCATCTCCGAGGCGGAGGCGGCGACACACCCGCGCCGGTCGTGGCTGGTCAAGACGCTCCAGGACAGCAGCATCCCCGAGCCTGACCTGTTCCACGTCGAAGGCAGGCCCGACGACCGCTACCTCATCTGCTCCGACGGGGCCACCGCCGTCCTGGAGGACGCGCAGCTGCACGAGATCCTGGCGGGCTTCGCCGAGCCCGCCGCGGCCGTCGCGGAGCTCATCGCCCGCGCCAACGCGGGGGGTGGCCCGGACAACATCACCTGCATCGTCGCCGACCTCGTGGAAGGCGCCGAACCAGAGGACGACATCCCCGTCGTCGTGGGCTCGGCCGCCGCGCTGTCCTGA
- a CDS encoding DoxX family protein, with protein MVPLIVFLVVTLVLLVAGAAGVRRLRPWPVALRGGLAALFMTTGVAHFVGMRAEMIGMVPPALPEPGLLVTITGVLELAGAAGLLLPRTAPWAAGGLAALLVAVYPANVYAALQGITTAPEDALVPRALIQILWLAATLAVVASGVRARRAARGASVAVPAADAALSR; from the coding sequence GTGGTTCCGCTGATCGTTTTCCTCGTCGTCACGCTCGTGCTGCTCGTCGCGGGAGCTGCCGGGGTGCGTCGGCTACGGCCGTGGCCGGTCGCTCTGCGCGGCGGGCTGGCGGCCTTGTTCATGACGACCGGTGTGGCCCACTTCGTCGGGATGCGCGCCGAGATGATCGGCATGGTTCCGCCGGCACTGCCCGAGCCTGGCCTGCTCGTCACCATCACCGGCGTACTGGAGCTTGCCGGCGCAGCCGGGCTGTTGCTGCCGCGGACCGCACCGTGGGCCGCAGGCGGGCTCGCCGCCCTGCTCGTCGCCGTGTATCCGGCGAACGTCTACGCGGCCCTGCAAGGCATCACGACCGCACCCGAGGACGCCCTGGTCCCCCGGGCCCTGATCCAAATCCTCTGGCTGGCCGCCACCCTCGCGGTCGTGGCATCCGGCGTCCGGGCCCGCCGGGCCGCACGCGGTGCATCCGTGGCCGTCCCGGCCGCGGACGCAGCACTGAGCCGCTGA
- a CDS encoding N-6 DNA methylase: MTADPTVSTGDIARLGRVGRAAVSNWRRRHDDFPAPVSGTASNPRFALSEVEDWLRRNGKRYRLSAADRAWQRLISDGADFLLPERLAVAGAYLLDRHHPELAHLLPGDAPPLDDPALAALLDDMAARRGPAGAYEDLCGRYRRPAGEPPDALATAMARIALPDGGSVLDPACATGALLLVTGADGARGQEADPATARIAATRLLLAGSRTESVAVADALRHDAFAGQEFDAVVSAPPVVDRTWPHDALAGDARFAHGLPPRTEPELAWVQHGLAHVRPGGRVVLRLPAAVAARRPGRRIRANLLRAGVLRAVLTIEDETRPADVWVLRRPEPGDQVPSRVLLARGHPETAAELWEAFAAGRAVREGARAVPVVELLDDEVDLSPEHHLRRRASAEAGRRVAELLATGPADLPVLRVVDNARDRSSATVAELARRGMVTVRHAPRETPAPEPDDGGVAVLTVSDLATGTTPTGRTATAAGRIRVRAGDVVGAPMGRARVADRPAVLGPALTAYRMDPDQLDPEYLAGILRSTPAPGGVSSRYGHRVRVPLLPIGEQRALGAAFRGLLAAADAARAAAERADILLRLGGEGLVEGWLRPG; encoded by the coding sequence ATGACCGCGGATCCGACCGTCAGCACGGGCGACATCGCCCGGCTCGGCCGGGTCGGCCGGGCAGCGGTCAGCAACTGGCGCCGCCGCCACGACGACTTCCCGGCCCCCGTGTCCGGCACCGCGTCCAACCCGCGATTCGCGCTCTCCGAGGTCGAGGACTGGCTGCGGCGCAACGGCAAGCGCTACCGGCTCTCGGCCGCCGACCGGGCATGGCAACGGTTGATCTCCGACGGCGCCGACTTCCTGCTGCCGGAGCGCCTCGCCGTCGCCGGCGCCTACCTGCTCGACCGCCATCACCCCGAACTCGCGCACCTGCTGCCCGGCGACGCTCCGCCGCTGGACGATCCGGCGCTCGCCGCCCTGCTCGACGACATGGCGGCCCGCCGTGGTCCCGCGGGCGCGTACGAGGACCTGTGCGGCCGATACCGCCGTCCGGCGGGCGAGCCACCGGACGCGCTCGCCACGGCCATGGCGCGCATTGCACTGCCCGACGGCGGTAGCGTCCTCGACCCGGCCTGCGCCACCGGAGCGCTGCTGCTCGTCACCGGCGCCGACGGGGCACGTGGGCAGGAGGCCGACCCCGCCACGGCCCGCATCGCGGCCACGCGGTTGCTGCTCGCGGGCTCGCGCACGGAATCGGTCGCGGTCGCGGACGCCCTGCGCCACGACGCCTTCGCCGGCCAGGAGTTCGACGCGGTGGTGTCCGCCCCGCCCGTCGTCGACCGCACATGGCCGCACGACGCGCTGGCCGGCGACGCCCGCTTCGCCCACGGCCTGCCGCCGCGCACGGAGCCCGAACTGGCGTGGGTGCAGCACGGCCTCGCGCACGTGCGGCCGGGAGGGCGCGTCGTGCTGCGACTGCCGGCCGCGGTCGCGGCGCGCCGTCCCGGCCGGCGGATCCGGGCCAACCTCCTGCGCGCCGGCGTCCTGCGAGCGGTACTCACCATCGAGGACGAGACGCGCCCCGCGGACGTCTGGGTGCTGCGCAGGCCGGAGCCCGGCGACCAGGTCCCGTCCCGCGTTCTGCTCGCCCGCGGGCACCCGGAGACGGCGGCGGAGCTGTGGGAGGCGTTCGCGGCCGGGCGGGCCGTCCGCGAGGGGGCGCGGGCCGTTCCGGTCGTCGAGCTGCTCGACGACGAGGTCGACCTCAGCCCGGAACACCACCTGCGCCGTCGCGCGTCCGCCGAGGCCGGGCGCCGGGTGGCCGAGCTGCTCGCCACCGGGCCCGCGGACCTGCCCGTGCTGCGGGTGGTCGACAACGCACGCGACCGCTCGTCGGCCACCGTCGCCGAGCTGGCGCGTCGGGGCATGGTCACCGTCCGGCACGCGCCGCGCGAGACCCCGGCGCCGGAGCCGGACGACGGGGGTGTCGCCGTCCTCACCGTGTCGGACCTCGCCACCGGCACCACCCCCACCGGCCGCACCGCGACGGCGGCGGGCCGGATCCGGGTGCGGGCCGGTGACGTGGTCGGAGCACCGATGGGCCGGGCCCGCGTCGCCGACCGGCCCGCGGTGCTCGGTCCCGCGCTCACCGCCTACCGCATGGACCCCGACCAGCTCGATCCCGAGTACCTGGCCGGAATCCTGCGCTCCACGCCCGCCCCCGGCGGCGTATCGAGCCGGTACGGCCACCGGGTGCGCGTCCCGCTGCTGCCCATCGGCGAGCAGCGCGCGCTCGGCGCGGCGTTCCGCGGCCTGCTCGCCGCCGCCGACGCTGCGCGGGCCGCTGCCGAGCGCGCGGACATCCTGCTGCGGTTGGGCGGCGAAGGGCTCGTGGAGGGCTGGCTGCGACCCGGCTGA